Proteins encoded together in one Lutra lutra chromosome 4, mLutLut1.2, whole genome shotgun sequence window:
- the PSKH2 gene encoding serine/threonine-protein kinase H2 → MGCGVSTKVVPGSPVLAPVKQEGQGQGNSRSVGPGPEAVSEAARRMQVARFRARFDPRVLARYDIKALIGTGSFSKVVRAEQKTTKKPFAIKVVETRVREGRDACDSELTILRRVRHRYIVQLVEIFEAQDRVYMVMELATGGELLDRLMTQGSFTEQDAVRILQMVADGIRYLHALRITHRDLKPENLLYYHPGAESKILITDFGLAHSGNKSGDWTMRTLCGTPEYIAPEILLRKPYTSAVDMWALGVITYVLLSGVLPFDDESHTRLYRKILKGKYNYTGEPWPNISHLAKDFIDKLLMFEASHRMSAGQALGHPWVITRAAGSSMKNLQKVISRNLMRRASLPSQSPESAQSSRSCSYHKSKHIRSMRNVRVEESSLSGLLGTDNLQNHFNQF, encoded by the exons ATGGGCTGCGGTGTGAGCACCAAGGTGGTCCCAGGGTCGCCTGTGCTGGCCCCGGTCAAGCAGGAGGGTCAAGGCCAGGGCAACTCCAGAAGCGTAGGACCTGGGCCTGAGGCGGTGTCCGAGGCGGCTCGGAGGATGCAGGTGGCCCGCTTCCGTGCCAGGTTTGACCCCCGTGTCCTTGCCAG ATATGACATCAAGGCTCTAATTGGGACAGGCAGTTTCAGCAAAGTCGTCAGGGCGGAGCAGAAGACCACCAAGAAACCTTTTGCAATAAAAGTGGTGGAAACCAGAGTGAGGGAAGGCCGGGACGCTTGTGATTCCGAGCTCACCATCCTGAGGCGGGTTAGACACCGCTACATTGTTCAGCTTGTGGAGATCTTTGAGGCCCAAGATCGAGTTTACATGGTGATGGAGTTGGCTACAGGAGGAGAGCTCTTGGACCGACTCATGACTCAGGGCTCCTTTACAGAGCAGGATGCTGTCAGAATTCTCCAGATGGTTGCTGATGGCATCAGGTATCTGCATGCCTTGCGAATAACTCACAGGGACCTAAAACCTGAAAATCTCTTATATTATCATCCAGGTGCTGAGTCGaaaattttaattacagattTTGGTTTGGCACACTCTGGGAACAAAAGTGGAGACTGGACGATGAGGACACTCTGTGGAACCCCAGAGTACATAGCCCCCGAGATTTTGCTAAGGAAACCATATACCAGTGCAGTGGACATGTGGGCTCTTGGCGTAATCACGTATGTTTTACTTAGTGGAGTCCTGCCTTTTGATGATGAAAGCCATACAAGACTTTACAGGAAGATTCTGAAGGGCAAATATAATTACACAGGAGAG CCTTGGCCAAATATTTCCCACTTGGCGAAGGACTTCATAGACAAACTGCTTATGTTCGAGGCTAGTCATCGCATGTCAGCTGGGCAGGCCCTGGGTCACCCCTGGGTGATCACCAGGGCTGCCGGGTCTTCCATGAAGAATCTTCAGAAGGTCATATCCAGGAACCTCATGCGGAGGGCGTCTCTCCCCTCTCAGAGTCCTGAGTCTGCACAGTCTTCTAGGTCTTGTTCTTATCACAAATCAAAGCATATACGGAGCATGAGAAACGTAAGGGTAGAGGAATCATCACTGTCTGGACTTTTGGGAACAGATAACCTTCAAAACcattttaaccaattttaa